The following is a genomic window from Micropterus dolomieu isolate WLL.071019.BEF.003 ecotype Adirondacks linkage group LG04, ASM2129224v1, whole genome shotgun sequence.
TCTTCTCACTTCCTCAGGCAGATATTCTCTGAGGTGAAAGAGGTGCAGAAAGTCAAGACAagggtttatttttttcatattgttGTGGTGTGAAGACATAACTGATCCAAAATGTGAACTTTTCACAAGTTCAGAATAACAGACTTGGTTTCTGATCCATTCAGTGTTAAAAAGGGTTCATCGAGTATTCAACACAGTTCTGAACAAAGAGCCTAAAATTTTCTATAATGTTGCAGCCACTGTGATATTACCCACCAACGTCTTTGTTACCGACAGTTTGCCAGACTATACTTGCTCCTTTAAGTGGACTACATATAGACTATGACTTAGCATCACaccaataaaaaacaaccacagaagaaaatgtTCCATCCAACGAGCCAATCATCGCTTACATTTCCTTTCATGGAAAAGTTTGCGCATGTCATGACACCTAGCAGTAAGACCTGTTTCATCGTCTTTGAAAACCAGGTCATCATCGCACATGGATGGGCTGCGTATTTTTCTGGTCTTTCTCCCTGTTATGTTTCAGTGACATTATTGAGGGTTAACGTCAACAtctcagtgtttttatattgatCAGTAACCTACATTTAATATACTGTGACACACtcatcacattttaatttgcttttatatttCAGGAGGTGCTTTCTGCAGTCAGGGTTGGATCTCTGGATCAGTGTTAGAGGTGACAATCAGACCAGGAGACAACATCACTCTTTACTGTGACTGCAAAACATCATATAGAGTAAACATAGTGTGGTACAGGAACTGCTCTCATAAGAACCAGCCGTCTCTTGTCCTAAAACAAAATTTTGACGCATGGAGACACAGCAGTGATGCTTTAGTTGCTCTGAATCCCCTTCCCCATTTCTATTTTGTGAGGAACAATTTCTCTGAATCCTACGACCTGCTGATCATGAACACCACTGACTCTGACGAGGGCCTCTACTACTGTGGAACTGaacagaccaaggaggaggatAATGGATACATTACTCGCAGATTTGTGTATAGATATGGCAACATCACAACAAGGATCCTAGTCAGTAAGTATTGTGGTCTGATTTCTCATTGTGCATTTGTTACAATACTCAAATATTACACCCATATGTGTTATTAAACACCTCATCCCCACAGCATGACCATTAATATTGTAACATACTCCACTCTTTTGGTAATGCTTTCCATAAAGTGTTGGAACCTGGCTAAAGGCATCATTGTTCATCAACATTAGTGAGCTCAGATAGTAATGGAAATGCAGCATCAGTTCATTGTTGACCAGTGAAAATCTCAGTTCCCCGCAAAGTTGTCCATTTAATATTAATTCTAAGAGTTACAACCATACACTGCAGAGTTAATTGACAGAACTTTGTGTTTTATCCAGACTCCAGCGAGCCTCACCTCCTGATTACACGAGACTGTGGTGTGTGTTGGATGCTGCTGTTTTCTCTGTGTCCAGCGTTTgctgttctctcctctctcctctcatctcttcTTGTTTATCACCTCTATCGGAAAACAGGTATCTGCTGTATGTTACTTTTACCCACTCTAGGTTTTCAGCTTAATGTGTAATTCAGTGGTTCCTTTAAGGTATATGGTGGGATATGGGGTGTAACGGTGTAATAATGCTGTTTACAGCTAAGGAACCTGAAACCAATGAGACAAGACCTGACACCAGAGGCCAAACCAGGGGGAATAAGGTAATTCACAGTCTGATGAATCATTCTTCATatgtaaagatttttttcatggcagacattttgtattattaaacaAAGGTAGCTAACAATATTTATAATTGCTGCATTGCATGTGGTGTTGCAGGGGTAGGaccctggtattgtgcatgttGTCTTGCTGGCACAGTTTACTGGCAAACTTAAATGTACAGTAGCTGAGTCATTA
Proteins encoded in this region:
- the LOC123970061 gene encoding uncharacterized protein LOC123970061, coding for MGSDCTERAGGGAFCSQGWISGSVLEVTIRPGDNITLYCDCKTSYRVNIVWYRNCSHKNQPSLVLKQNFDAWRHSSDALVALNPLPHFYFVRNNFSESYDLLIMNTTDSDEGLYYCGTEQTKEEDNGYITRRFVYRYGNITTRILVNSSEPHLLITRDCGVCWMLLFSLCPAFAVLSSLLSSLLVYHLYRKTAKEPETNETRPDTRGQTRGNKEEDLCYAALEFHQTSQRPTKKKVQSSHFITYSAVNTCRM